The following is a genomic window from Helicobacter sp. NHP19-003.
AGAGGGGTGTGTTTTGATCTCCACAGCAAAGTGATTGAATAAGAAATCTTGTGTGTCAAATACCCAAGCATCAAGAGCCTCTTTAACCCCTAAGTATTTTACCGCTTCTTTTAAGAAGTGCAGTTCTCCAAATAAACCCATTTGTTTTTCTAATCCAAAGTCCTCTTTGCTTGCAAATAATTTTTTCCACTTTAAGAGCCGTTGCGTGATCTGTGGGGCGATATTTTGAGTGATGGCGTTGTCATCTAAAAGGACGATCAAGTCCTCACAAACAAGTTTAAAGAGCTGCCAATTCGTGTGGTTGCTAAGAGCCACATAAAATTGTGTAGAATGTTCTTGATTAACCACCTGAAAACTTAACCCCTCAAATGCAACGCTCTTACTGGACTTTGTTTTGACAGGCACACCAATGCTTAAGAGATACCGTCCACTCTCATCCACCATCCAAAAGAGGTCGTGCGGACAATCGCTCTCAACCCGTCTTTTAGTGTTCTTTGCCATGTTCTGCCAAGGGTTATTCATCCTCATCCCCTCGAATGTCTTCTTCTCGTAGTGCTTGAGCCACCGTGTTAAGGGCGACTTTTTTAACTAGTTGCGATTGATCCTTAACACCTCTATAAGGAAAGCACACACCATAGGCAGGAACCAAGACTTCTTGATTGCCAAAAGGGTTTGTTTCTAAATCGCCCTCCAATATATACATTGTAGAGATCGAGAGCATCAACACGGGATTTTCTAATTCCGCCCTTAAAGATAGGTGGTGTATGCCCCGCTGTCCTGTTTTTGTAGTTTTGGCTTGCTCTACAATCGCCCCATATTTTTCTTTATCCAATAAAATTTCTTCAGGGTCCTTTGAAATCAGTTTTCTGCGTCCGGATTTTTGTAGATGGAGGCGATTATTTTGCTTGATAACTTTGCGTTTTCCCGCTTGGATATTTATATTAAACTCTTTGAGTTTCTCTATGGGTGTGCCCCTACCGCCGTATAAGATCACATCCCAAACTTGATCTTTCTCTTCAAGATATTTTTGGATCGGCTCAATAAGTTGCCACATGCTCTCGCCATAAACAGACTTATGGGACATTTTAAAGCAATTTACAAATTCTAAAATGCGCTGCCGATCTACACCTTTATAAAGAACTGCCTGATCTTTTCCATGGCGTTCAGTACGCAAAGAGCTAATGGAGCGGATGAGATCAAGCAAACACTTGAGATTGTCTTCATGCTCTTGTGGTTGGTGGCTGAAATCTGCTTGCTCTCTTGAAACACCGTTTAAGTTTAGGTCTAGGGTGATGGATTTAACCTTTTTCATCTTGTTTCTAGCTGTGATTTGCAAGATATTGTTTGGATCTTGCCTAACAGCAAGTCCAAAATCTGAGGGTGTCGATCCATCTTGGGACATCTCTATAAATTTTTGCATGAGTTCATCCACGCACTCAACAATGAAGGCAAAGTTCTCCCGAGTCTCTTGGGGCATGTAAATCTTACATAAGTCTTTATAGCCCTCTCTATAACCAAACCAACGCCCCATTTGCATGAGGGTGTCGTAACAAGTGGAGTTGCGGACAAAATAACTCACACTCAAACCCTCTAGGGTGAATCCACGCGCTAAGCTTAAACCCCCCACAGCAATAATATTCTTATCTTCTTTGTAGTTGATGGGGTGTTTAGTTTTTTGATGGATGGCTTTAACAATAAGAGCGGAACCCTCGCTAATGGTGCAAGACAACTTTTCTAAAACTTCTTGCCAAGAGTATCTAATCTTAGGATTATGTTTTTTGATTTGGCTAAACACTTCTTGCATAGTGGCGATCAAAACACTCTGTCTTTCGGGGTTTTGGAGCTTAGCATAAGCTAAGATATCCTGCTTAAGCCCATCAATATGATCTGCGATCCGGGCATCTATGCGTTTATGCATGTCTGTAAAACGACTCACATTGACTAGCATGCTATTGCACTTATTTTCATATCCACTCAAATGTCTAATGGCAATATTGATACAGAAAACATGGATTGCTTCTAATAAACTTTTTGGCAATGCTTCAACTTGATGTTCTTTATTGTGTTTTAGGGGAAACGCCTCGTCATGGTCTTGGATATCCACTAGATATTGTTCTGGATTGTCTATAAAGATTTCTTGCGCTCCGCAATAATTGCTAGGGGTATCGAGAGCATAGATAAAATCATTGGGGAATAAATCCCCTTCCACCCTATGATCAATAAAGATATTGGCAAAAGGTGTGGCGGTGTAGGCAACATAAGTACTTTTTTCAAAGAGTTTTAAAAGATCCCTAATTTCTTTATTGATAGTGGTCGGATCTTCATCGGTCTTTGTGTTGATCGATCCCCAATCCGATTCATCGTCAATGAGTAACATGGCATGTTTGGCGATGCTATTCTTATAATGGCTTTTGAGCCATTGAATAACGCTAGAAATTGTAGTCGTATTCTTTTTGATCACTAAAAGAAAAGAGGTGTTTGTGTTGTCTAAATTAAGTCCTTGGGAATTCTTTTGGGCATCTTTTTGTTTAAAATCATCCTTTTCTGTTGTAAGACTAATGGGTTGTTTTTCTCGACTTGGAGCGATCAAGCCCACCCCCACATCTTCCCCCCTATCGTTTTTGCCAACAAACATCTCATTGATCCGCACCTGTGTTTGGTTTCTCAATATATTTGTATTGCCTGCCATGACAACAATGAACTTATAGCCTGCATCCACCGCCTTTGTGATTAAAGAGCCGTAGTTTGTGGTTTTACCCGATTGCACATGCCCGACCACCATGCCAAAAATGCTAAACCTCTCCTCTTGTTTAGGATTGCCAAGCTGGTTTAAAATTGAATCTGTATCTTCACCAACTGCTCTAATCACTTCTAGGGGAAACCCTTTCTTTTCTCCCAAAAACTTTCTTAATCTATTCCAATAAAATCGATCGGGATTGCCTTTTAAACTCTTACGATACCACTCTGTATCGCGTTCTTGTTGTTCTTTCCCTTGGATGACTGAGCCTAAATCCATTTTGACATCAAAATGTTTTTCTAGTTCTTTTTCCAACTTGTCGTAGTCCTCTTCTGTAAAATCCCCACTGCAACCAAATACTTGTTCTTTAACAGGTGAATCAATGATTGCTTTTGCCTTCTGCACGGCACTAGGAATGTCTGTCTTTTCAAGCATTCCACCATGCTCTTCATAGATTTCAGCAAGTCCCCTTCTTGCAAATTCAAAAACATTTTCGTAAAAACTTTTCATAATAACTCCTTTATTTTCGTTTTTTAAAGCCCTCGATGTGGGCGATTTCCTCTGGGCTCAACCCCAATTTTTCAGCCCATTCTAGCATTTCTTTTCTTTCAGTTTCAGAAATAGTGTCTTCTTGCAAAAAAGCGTGGGGGTTTTGTTGTACTTGGATTTGGATCGCCTCTATGGGGAGATAGGCTTGGAGCGATTTGAGATAGAGATTTAAAAGTTTCTTTTGCGAATCGTCCAATGCATCTATGAGGTTTTTATAAAAAGGATGATCTTTGTTGATCGCAAAGTGCATTGGAGGATTTGCACGCATAAGGTCCCAAAATCTCACCACATTTTTATCCCCAATCTTGCGCCCACGCACAGAAAAAGGCTTTTTGCCATCTTCCATAGCTTTTGATGCGATCCGCTTGAGTTGTTCCTTGATCCCTGCAAGCGGATTTGCCATAGACTTTTTAACATCTATCCTCCAAAGCGCGTCTTGATCGTTCGAGATTTCAATTTTAATGCGCACAAGTTTAGTTGCCTCGCTTGCCTTAAAAAGCCCCCACCATTTCCCATAAACGAGCAATCTATGTGCCCGATACAAATAAAACCCTTGGGATTTGACATAGCCATCTCTGCCCCCATACTTCTCCCACTCCACTTGAGAAACCTTAGAATGGTGGGGTAGAATAAAGGGGGTAACCTCGATCCGCTTTCCATTGTAGGGAATGATCTCTGGCCCTTTATCAAAGGTCGCTGGGTGATCGGGGTTAAACGGGTTAAAGGGTTTTATGGGGGTGTTGTTGATAAATATTTTGAGTTTCTTTGGGAGGCAAGTCCCCTCTAAGAATTGGTGAAATACAAGGGATAAATGTTCTCTTAATGTTTGCAAATGGCTAGTGATTTGATCGACTTTGTCTATCTCTTCCCAAATGACAAGAGTAGCAGTTGCATATTGGTTGAAGTCGTGGAAAATCTCTAGTTGTTTGTAGTCCTCTAAATCAGGGGTGAGTAAATACCAGTCATTGCGCCGACACATATAATCCAAATCCCATTGCTTGGCATAAATGTTGTCATCTTGCTTGGATAGAACTGTGAGCTTTTTGCATTGCGAAAAAGAAGCTGACTTTAAACCAAGTCCAAATTTACCAAGTGCCGTCGGTTCTCTTAGCATGTTTGGATCTTTTGATCCCATCCGCATAGCTTCTTTAAGCTCGTTTTCGCTCATCCCCGAGCCATTGTCTAAAACACAAAATAAGGGTTTGGGGTTTTGAATCGCATAAATCTTGACAACATCTGCCCCTGCCGAAATGCTATTGTCTATAATGTCCGCAACCGCCACCTCAAACGAATAGCCGATCTCACGAAAGGACTTGATGTAATTCACGAAATTGGGTTCTAAAATTTCTGCCTTAGGCTCTTGCATGAAACCCCTAACCAAGCATATTTGTCATCAAAACGCCCAATGGTAGCTGGCTTTCACTTGAAAACAAATAAAAATAAAAGAGGGCTTATAGGTTACTACATATTATTAAGCACCACTAGGGTAAAACTTCATAAGATTTCAAAACTAAAATAGCCTAAAGCAAGAAACGCAAAGCGTTTTATTGGGATTTCTTAGCGCAAATCCCGCGGATCAAACAAATCTTATAGATCGATTAAATCCCGTGGATTTGCCTTTAAAAAATCACTGGCAATGGTGGCATTCGATGGAGCGGTCGAAAACGCCTTTTTCTTCTAAGTGGGGGCTTTGGGTGCGTAGGTAGTAGGTGGATTTTAGCCCAAGCTTCCACGCTAGATGGTAGATTTCGTGCAAGAGTTTGCCATTGGCTTTATCGGGGCGTAAAAAGAGATTTAAACTCTGCCCTTGGTCGATCCACTTTTGGCGTACGGCGGCTAGGCGGACAATGTTTTTAGGGTCAATGTCGTAAGCAGAAGTGTAGTAATTCCAAGTCTCAAGGCTCAAGTTTGGCACGACTACGGGGATCATGCCGCTTAAATTCTCTTCAAACCATTTCTTTTGGTAAATGGGCTCAATGGTTTGGGTCGTGCCGACTAAAATAGAGATCGAGCTGGTGGGCGCAACCGCCATTAAATAGCCATTTCTAAGACCCTGTTTTTGCACCTGTGCTTTGAGGCCATCCCAATCGCAAGTGGGCTGACGGGGGGCGATCTCTAGGGCTTCTTTTTTGGCTCTATCCACGGGGAAAACGCCCTTGCTCCACGCCGAGCCTGCAAAGTGGGCGTAGCTGCCCCGCTCTTTAGCTAGATCACTGCTTGCCTTGATCGTTTCAAAACTGATTTTCTCCATTAAAGCGTCTATTTTAATGGCGTGCTCCACGCTCCCCCATACAATTTGGGCTTGGGCGAGCATTTGCGCCTCGCCCATCACACCTAGCCCGATCGCCCGACTTTTTAGGTTTGTCTTTTTAGCTTTAGCGGTGGGGTAGAAGTTTAGATCGATCACATTATCCAGCATACGCACGGCAATGGGCACGACCCGCTCAATGTCTGCTGGGGTGTGGATTTTGCTTAAATTCAAGCTGGCTAGATTACACACGGCAAGCGTGCCCTCTTCGGGGACTTTGGTCGCCATGAAGATTTTTTGCCCGTTGATCGAGTCGTTGCTGGTGAGTTTGTTTGCCCTCTTTTCAATGCCCGCATCGGTGCAAATACGCTCTTCTTCCTCAAAATACGCCCTCTTGCCATCGACAAAATCCACTTGCATTTTGTAGTGGCTGGAGCGGGTGTTTTGGTAAATCTCGGTGCAAAGGTTAGACGAGCGGATCATGCCGGCGTGGGCGTTGGGGTTGGCGTGGTTGGCGTTGTCCTTAAAGCCTAAAAAGGGCAAACCGCTCTCAAAGTAGTTGGTTAAAATCTTTTTCCACAGCGTACGGGCACTGACTTTTTCTTTGCTGATATGGGGGTTTTGCTCGTAGGCAAGGTAACGTTTTTTAAACTCTTCTCCATAGTGTTCGGTCAAATCTTTGCACACATAGGGGTCAAAGAGCGTCCAAACTTCGTCCTTTTCCACCCGCTCCATAAATAGATCGCAAATCCACAGGGCTGGGAAGAGATCGTGGGCACGGCGGCGTTCATCGCCGCTGTTTTTGCGTAAGTCAATGAACTCCAAAACATCCATGTGCCAAATCTCTAAATACACAGAGATCGCCCCCTTACGGGTGCCGAGTTGATCTACGGCGATCGCCACATCATTGACGATCTTTAAGAAAGGGATCACCCCTGCACTGGCACTTTTATGCCCGTCAATGTAACTGCCTAAACAACGCACTTGGCTAAAGTCCCAGCCGATCCCCCCGCCATATTTGGAGAGTAAAGCCATGTCCTTGTAGCTGTCAAAAATCCCCTCTATGTTGTCAGGGGTCGAGCCCACATAGCAAGAGCTGAGTTGGTGGTTTGGGGTGCGTGCATTGGAGAGTGTGGGTGTGGCACACATCATTTCAAAGCGGCTTAAAACCCCGTAAAACTCTAGGGCTTTGGCATTGGGATCGCTCTCATTTTGTGCCAAGAACATGGCGATTGCCATGAACATGTGCTGGGGCAATTCGATCGGGCGGTTGTACTCATCTTTGAGCAAGTAGCGATCGTAAAGAGTCTTGATACCTAAATAGTTGAATTGCAAATCCCGTTTTTGATCGATCGCCTTGTCTAAACGCTCCAAATCAAACTTTTCTTTAAAACCCCGGACAATGCGTCCTTTGCTCTCACCCAGCTCCAAATATTTTTTTAGTGGCAAGTAGCCTTGAAACCCGCTCACATTTTCGTATAAGTCCTCTAAGAAGAGCCTAGCGGCGACAAAGCTCCAATTAGGCGCGTCAATGTCGATTTTATCCACCGCCATGCGGATTAGGGTTTGTGCCATGTCTTGCGTACTCAGGCTGCCTTTAAAGTAAATCTCTGCCTCTAATTCCAGCTCGCTGGCACTGATGCCCTCTATGCCCTCTGTGGCTTGTTGTATGCTCTGGCGTATCTTGTCCATGTCTATCGATTCGGTGCGATCAGTGCGTTTAATTGCTGTCATTTCCATGAATTGCCTTTAATCGGTCATTTTTTGACACGGCGGCGCGCCGTGGGGTCTAAAACTTTTTTGCGGATACGCAAATTTAAGGGGGTGATTTCTAAAAGCTCATCCTCTTCGATCCACTCTAAAGCCCTCTCTAACGCCATCAGCCTTGGGGGGGTGAGCTTGATCGCGTCATCGCTCCCACTGGCACGCATGTTGGTTAGGTGTTTGGATTTAATGGGATTAACCTCTAAATCATTGTCGCGGCTGTGCTCGCCGATCACCATGCCGATATAGACTTTCGTTTGGGGGTTGATAAAAAGCGTACCCCTCTCTTGGATATTAAAGAGAGAAAACGCCGTAGCATCGCCATTTTCCATGCTGACTAGCGCCCCGTTTTTACGCGACTCCACGCCTCCGCTAAAGGGGCGAAACTCCAAAAATGAATGGTTCATCACGCCCTCGCCTTTCGTGTCGGTTAAAAATTCGCTGCGATAGCCAATGAGCCCCCTAGCCGGGATTTCAAACTCCAAACGGCTGTAGCCATCATTCATGGGGTTCATCGCCTTCATCTCTGCCTTGCGCCGCCCGAGTCGCTCAATGATTGCCCCGCTAAAATCTTGAGGGGTGTCGATCACCAAATGCTCAAAGGGCTCTAATTTCACCCCATCTTGCACCTTAACGATCACCTCAGGGCGCGATATGCTAAACTCAAAGCCCTCACGGCGCAAATTCTCGGCTAAAATGGTGATTTGCAATTCCCCCCGTCCGCTCACCTTAAATTTCCCCTCGCCCATTTCCTCGCACTTCATGGCGATGTTTGTTTGCATTTCTTTAAGCAGGCGGTCTTTGAGTTTGTTTGCCGTAACATGTTTGCCTTCAGTGCCCGCCAGAGGGGAGTCGTTGATGGCAAACACCACGCTCATGGTGGGCTCTTCAAGGTGCATGGGGTCGAGCGGTTGGGGGTTGTTGGGATCGACCACGCTATCGCCCACATCCATCGCATTAAAGCCAGCAATGGCGACAATATCGCCCGCCTGTGCTTGCTCGATTTCCATTCTGGCTAAACCCAAAAAGCCGATGAGTTTAGTGATTCTGCCCGTTTCCTTGCTCCCATCGCTCTTACACAAGGCAACCATGTCCCCCTTTTTGACCTGTCCGTTAAACACCCGTACAATGCCGATTTTGCCGACATAATTGTCGTAATCTAGGGTGAAAATTTGCATTTGTAGGGGGTTGTTTGCCTCCCCGCTGGGTGCGCTCACATGGGAGACAATCGTTTCAAACAGCGGTTCTAAGTTTTTCTTTTCATCGTTTAAATCTTTGATGGCATAACCATCTCTAGCGGCGGCATAGACCACGGGGAAGTCTAATTGTGCATCGCTTGCTCCCATTGCTACGAATAAATCAAACACCTCATCCACCACACGATCGGGCTCGGCAGCAGGCTTGTCAATTTTATTCACCACTACAATCGGGCAGATGCCAAAGCTTAACGCCTTTTTCACCACGAATTTGGTTTGGGGCATCACACCTTCTTGGGCATCCACCAAGAGCAACACGCCATCGACCATTTTTAAAACCCGCTCCACTTCGCCCCCAAAGTCGGCGTGTCCGGGGGTGTCTATGATGTTGATCTTTGTGTCCTTGTAGTGGATTGCGGTGTTTTTAGAAAGGATCGTGATCCCCCTCTCCCTTTCTAAGTCGTTGCTGTCCATCATGCGTTCATCGACCTTGTCATGTTCGCCAAAAGTCCCCGATTGGGTCAGCAAACCATCGACTAAGGTGGTCTTGCCATGGTCAACATGCGCGATGACAGCGATATTTCTAATCTGTTGCATCTAAGCCTCTTGATTGTAATAGATTTTTGAGTGGGCTAGTATAGCCTAACTTTACTTAGGGCAAAATCTACAAAAGGGCTAGTCTTTGTTGCTAAAAATGAATTTATCGATTTTAAAAAAGATGATCGCCCCGATGGTTTGTCCGATGAAGAGATTGAGCCAAAGGGGGGTGTGCATCCACTCAAACAAGAGCATGAAGGGCAGCATCACCACCGCCGAAACCATCCAACGCACCCAATAAATGAAGAACAGGCGGGTTTTGTACTCTTTAAAAAATTTCACGGCCTCTCCCAAAATGATCTCATCAAAGGATAGCAAAATTAGGTGCATGGTTGGTTACCCCCTCCCCTTAAGAAGCTAATGTTTTTGCAACAATTCTTGGATGCGTTGCCCGTAGTGTGTGTCCGCCTTTTTAAAGTGCTCTAGCTGGCGGCTGATGATGTCATTGGGCACGCCCTGCATGGCATCGGCAACATTTTGGCAAGTGCGTTCTTGCTCGT
Proteins encoded in this region:
- a CDS encoding PD-(D/E)XK motif protein, coding for MNNPWQNMAKNTKRRVESDCPHDLFWMVDESGRYLLSIGVPVKTKSSKSVAFEGLSFQVVNQEHSTQFYVALSNHTNWQLFKLVCEDLIVLLDDNAITQNIAPQITQRLLKWKKLFASKEDFGLEKQMGLFGELHFLKEAVKYLGVKEALDAWVFDTQDFLFNHFAVEIKTHPSSKPPKVTISSAEQLENKKEKLYLATYALTQSTYGDSVEDLAKDIEGCIEDKTDVELFYTKLFEWGYQPNPDQMHRFKVEQKSIYEVVETFPKITRASIDPRIMNVKYTIDLLQCTEFLVADLTFKANHV
- a CDS encoding Z1 domain-containing protein, producing MKSFYENVFEFARRGLAEIYEEHGGMLEKTDIPSAVQKAKAIIDSPVKEQVFGCSGDFTEEDYDKLEKELEKHFDVKMDLGSVIQGKEQQERDTEWYRKSLKGNPDRFYWNRLRKFLGEKKGFPLEVIRAVGEDTDSILNQLGNPKQEERFSIFGMVVGHVQSGKTTNYGSLITKAVDAGYKFIVVMAGNTNILRNQTQVRINEMFVGKNDRGEDVGVGLIAPSREKQPISLTTEKDDFKQKDAQKNSQGLNLDNTNTSFLLVIKKNTTTISSVIQWLKSHYKNSIAKHAMLLIDDESDWGSINTKTDEDPTTINKEIRDLLKLFEKSTYVAYTATPFANIFIDHRVEGDLFPNDFIYALDTPSNYCGAQEIFIDNPEQYLVDIQDHDEAFPLKHNKEHQVEALPKSLLEAIHVFCINIAIRHLSGYENKCNSMLVNVSRFTDMHKRIDARIADHIDGLKQDILAYAKLQNPERQSVLIATMQEVFSQIKKHNPKIRYSWQEVLEKLSCTISEGSALIVKAIHQKTKHPINYKEDKNIIAVGGLSLARGFTLEGLSVSYFVRNSTCYDTLMQMGRWFGYREGYKDLCKIYMPQETRENFAFIVECVDELMQKFIEMSQDGSTPSDFGLAVRQDPNNILQITARNKMKKVKSITLDLNLNGVSREQADFSHQPQEHEDNLKCLLDLIRSISSLRTERHGKDQAVLYKGVDRQRILEFVNCFKMSHKSVYGESMWQLIEPIQKYLEEKDQVWDVILYGGRGTPIEKLKEFNINIQAGKRKVIKQNNRLHLQKSGRRKLISKDPEEILLDKEKYGAIVEQAKTTKTGQRGIHHLSLRAELENPVLMLSISTMYILEGDLETNPFGNQEVLVPAYGVCFPYRGVKDQSQLVKKVALNTVAQALREEDIRGDEDE
- a CDS encoding ATP-binding protein, with translation MQEPKAEILEPNFVNYIKSFREIGYSFEVAVADIIDNSISAGADVVKIYAIQNPKPLFCVLDNGSGMSENELKEAMRMGSKDPNMLREPTALGKFGLGLKSASFSQCKKLTVLSKQDDNIYAKQWDLDYMCRRNDWYLLTPDLEDYKQLEIFHDFNQYATATLVIWEEIDKVDQITSHLQTLREHLSLVFHQFLEGTCLPKKLKIFINNTPIKPFNPFNPDHPATFDKGPEIIPYNGKRIEVTPFILPHHSKVSQVEWEKYGGRDGYVKSQGFYLYRAHRLLVYGKWWGLFKASEATKLVRIKIEISNDQDALWRIDVKKSMANPLAGIKEQLKRIASKAMEDGKKPFSVRGRKIGDKNVVRFWDLMRANPPMHFAINKDHPFYKNLIDALDDSQKKLLNLYLKSLQAYLPIEAIQIQVQQNPHAFLQEDTISETERKEMLEWAEKLGLSPEEIAHIEGFKKRK
- a CDS encoding ribonucleoside-diphosphate reductase subunit alpha — protein: MEMTAIKRTDRTESIDMDKIRQSIQQATEGIEGISASELELEAEIYFKGSLSTQDMAQTLIRMAVDKIDIDAPNWSFVAARLFLEDLYENVSGFQGYLPLKKYLELGESKGRIVRGFKEKFDLERLDKAIDQKRDLQFNYLGIKTLYDRYLLKDEYNRPIELPQHMFMAIAMFLAQNESDPNAKALEFYGVLSRFEMMCATPTLSNARTPNHQLSSCYVGSTPDNIEGIFDSYKDMALLSKYGGGIGWDFSQVRCLGSYIDGHKSASAGVIPFLKIVNDVAIAVDQLGTRKGAISVYLEIWHMDVLEFIDLRKNSGDERRRAHDLFPALWICDLFMERVEKDEVWTLFDPYVCKDLTEHYGEEFKKRYLAYEQNPHISKEKVSARTLWKKILTNYFESGLPFLGFKDNANHANPNAHAGMIRSSNLCTEIYQNTRSSHYKMQVDFVDGKRAYFEEEERICTDAGIEKRANKLTSNDSINGQKIFMATKVPEEGTLAVCNLASLNLSKIHTPADIERVVPIAVRMLDNVIDLNFYPTAKAKKTNLKSRAIGLGVMGEAQMLAQAQIVWGSVEHAIKIDALMEKISFETIKASSDLAKERGSYAHFAGSAWSKGVFPVDRAKKEALEIAPRQPTCDWDGLKAQVQKQGLRNGYLMAVAPTSSISILVGTTQTIEPIYQKKWFEENLSGMIPVVVPNLSLETWNYYTSAYDIDPKNIVRLAAVRQKWIDQGQSLNLFLRPDKANGKLLHEIYHLAWKLGLKSTYYLRTQSPHLEEKGVFDRSIECHHCQ
- the typA gene encoding translational GTPase TypA, which gives rise to MQQIRNIAVIAHVDHGKTTLVDGLLTQSGTFGEHDKVDERMMDSNDLERERGITILSKNTAIHYKDTKINIIDTPGHADFGGEVERVLKMVDGVLLLVDAQEGVMPQTKFVVKKALSFGICPIVVVNKIDKPAAEPDRVVDEVFDLFVAMGASDAQLDFPVVYAAARDGYAIKDLNDEKKNLEPLFETIVSHVSAPSGEANNPLQMQIFTLDYDNYVGKIGIVRVFNGQVKKGDMVALCKSDGSKETGRITKLIGFLGLARMEIEQAQAGDIVAIAGFNAMDVGDSVVDPNNPQPLDPMHLEEPTMSVVFAINDSPLAGTEGKHVTANKLKDRLLKEMQTNIAMKCEEMGEGKFKVSGRGELQITILAENLRREGFEFSISRPEVIVKVQDGVKLEPFEHLVIDTPQDFSGAIIERLGRRKAEMKAMNPMNDGYSRLEFEIPARGLIGYRSEFLTDTKGEGVMNHSFLEFRPFSGGVESRKNGALVSMENGDATAFSLFNIQERGTLFINPQTKVYIGMVIGEHSRDNDLEVNPIKSKHLTNMRASGSDDAIKLTPPRLMALERALEWIEEDELLEITPLNLRIRKKVLDPTARRRVKK